The genomic stretch aagaatgggcaacaatcctagtggctagatgtgccaagcttatagagacatacctcaagagacttacagctgtaattgctgcaaaaggtggctctacaaagtattgactttggggaggGTGAAAAgttctgtttaaaaaaagaatGTATTTcttttgtttcacaagaaaaaatatttagcatcttcaaagtggtaggtatgttgtgtaaatcaaatgataaactcccaaaaaatctattttaatttcaggttgtaaggcaacaaaataggataaatgccaagggggtgaatactttcgcaagccactgtaaatgttttactcacgtcggccacggagaaggagagcacacagtccttggtagcgggctgcgtcgggggcactgtgttatcctcaaagcgtgcGAAGAAGGTCACATGTAAACATGTGATCCAAACAATCCAGTTATATTTATCATCTTTACACACAGAATGGTTACCAAATCTTTTTTTGCAGAAACTTTAATTCAATCAGAATAATGAATGTATCCTTCTGCCACACAACATGTAACAAACAAAGACAGAAGAGCTCAACACAAGATTAAAACACCCATAAGAAATAAAAATATTCAATATCTTCATAAAATAAGACATTCTGGAAGCTCCAGCAATGTAAATTCTGATATATTCTTAATATTGTAAATCCTTTATGAGTCCATGGTTTTCACAATGAATACATACTGTATTTGAATAATACATGAAGCATAGagcaaaataaaaacaatttacaCAAAAATATCAAATTGGTATAATGTTCACTTTGTTTGTGGAACTGAGCGAGAGTAGCAATGTAACCAGATTCAAGCTTCAGCACAAAATCAATACAGTTCAGTAGTTGACAAATCAAAACATAAAGACAACAAAGGTCCCTTTGATTAAATACATTCCAATTTGAAAGAACACAGCCCTCTACTGCACTTGTTATATGATTATTAAACTGTAGTGGGGCTGAGAATCTAGCATCGGGTGCAGCAGCGAGGCAGAGAAATTCTTAACAATGACAGAAAATGTcaagtaacaaaaaaaaaacacactggAATTATAACATTTCATTTGACCGAGGTTCCTTCATCTAGTTTAAAATGCGGTTTGGGCTGAACCTTGCCCTTGCACACTCATCCTTTACAAGTGATTTGTGCCTCACTATGTTCAGCTACCCCATTAAAATTTCATGTGGTTTAGTGCAGATACAATGCAAAATATTGAGTGGGACTGTTAAATTTGTAACATCAGGGCTTGTGTCAATGGAAAATTAGTCCTATTTTGGTCTGTGGCCAGTCCTGGTTAATGATCACTCTTAGTCATGTGCTCGCCCCAAATGACTACATCATTTTAATGGGAACAGCATTTAACCACTGTCATCTCATCAAGACAGGACTGGCCACTTGTTGAGAATAGACTCGTCTGCTCACATATGATTCAAATGAGACTGAAGGCACCCCAAACATATATACACTCCTAAACTGAAGCATCAGCACCTCCTAAAACCTGTAGATAAAAATACACTTTGCCCAATCATTCTGTAACATACTATGCTGCACTCATTTAGCAACGATATAACATTTTTTTAAGGAAATATCATCCACCAATCTGATATACGTGTTTGGTAGGAACTAGAAATAAACTTGCAGAATAAACTGACCCAGAAAAAACCTGTTGAATCAATTCAAGCCCCAAAAAGTTAGTTACAGTGATGGCTGTCAGTTGTGGAAATGGTATTGGTTACAGTAGGTTGCAATAGTTAGTTCCAGTACAGTTGAATAGCAGCAATTTACAGTAGTATTTTCCATTGTGATGACTTTGCTGACCATTTCCACATATTTAACTAATCATTGCTAAATAAATGCAGAGTGGCAGTTGGTAGACGTAGGTGGAATTTAGCTCCAGAAAACAATCATATTAACTCTCAATAATCATCAATCAGTTTTTCAGCACCGTTCTCAGCCTGCTTGCCAGCACCCCCATCCTGTTCTTCacttccctcccccccctcctcttcctcttcttctgtgAAGGAGCGTGACTGGCTGCCGTAGTTGATCATTGTGCGGGAGAGGTCCACCTCAATGGGGAAAACGTCAGCATCCTTCAGCACGGCGTAGCACTCGTCATAGTAGCGCGACATGCCTGACACAAAACGCTGCAGCTGGAACACGATGTCCTGGACTGAAGCAGGAAGGGAGAAAGATGTGAACATGCACCCTACCTTTATACCATACTTTAGACAGATCTGGTATTTCCTAGCAGTGCAGAGGTCAAAGAAAGAGTTGTTTACAATTAGTAGGCCATCTGTGCCGAGAAACGCTCAGCCTTTTTACATTAGTATATCgtgaagcagggagagagggactgatCATACATTAAATTTacccccactgggcacagatgtcagtttaacgtctagttttgatttacatttgattgagGTTTCAACTAACTTGAATCCAACAATCTAAAACAATTAttaaaaagttgggtgaatttttattttattttaattcccTTGTGTTGATgattttgcaaatccaatcagttttccacgtggaaacaacgttgctATACCCAGTTTTTGCCCTGTGGAAAGGCTTTTATATCCATTAGTAATGGGcaaacagacagatactgttTGGAGAGATACTCTGTCCACTTATTACAGGTAGCTGGACAGAGCGTTAATGGAGAGGATGATTCTCCTAGgtagacaaacagagagaacaAACCATGTTTCTGGTCCAGTAGCTCAATCTTCTCCAGCACATCCTTTCTCATCCTGGCAAACCGAGCACGGGCCTCCTGTCGACAACGCAGCACAAGCCGGTACTCGTAGTTCCCGGTGCCGACGCGATACATGGGCTCTCCCATCGCCTAAGGAAGCACACAGGTATATAAGAAAAACTAAATCACAAACACGCTAGAGATCCACTTTGTTGCTCATTGATATATCAATGTTTCTGTGTGGACTACAGGCATAGGAAGTAAGGTAAGGTACTCACAATGCAGCTGTACTCTTCATCATCCATCTCCTTCACTTTCAGACAGTAAGACTGGAATACAAAATGGATTAACCTTTAAGCCAATGAATTACACATTAGAAATAAACGCGTCGGTACAGTTTAGGCCCAGTTTTTAGTTGATCAATGTTGACATTTTGAATAAGGGGTCTGCTCTCACCAAGTACTCAAATTTGACATCCAGGTATTTGCGGATGGTGAGCTTGGTGTCTGGTATAGCCTTATGAAGGTAGGTGTTCAGGTCATGGAGCATCTACaaaacaggagacagagagaggaacatgatTAATTGATTCCCAATATATATATGGATGTGTGGGGATGGAAGTTATCTAATCTAGGTATATGCAGGAGTGAATGCAATCTTGTTGGGTGTTGGCATATGAATCCTGTTAATGGTTTGTGTATTGATTTGACTGTTTGTTAATTTCTTCTACTACTCACAGGCTTGATGGTCTTCAGCAGCTGGATACCGTACTTCTCCATGTTGCGATGGGCCTCAGCAAACTTCACAAAGGCCTCACTGGCTGCAGCCTGAGGCTCCCGTACCCCGATCACAGAGAACACATCCCCAAACGCTGAGGGTCgtccaggcagagggagagagtggaacaATCAAACATCATCCAGTCTCATGGCATGCAACACATTACTGTAAATACAAACCTGTTCACTTTCAGTGTGAGGGAGCTTGAGTATGATCATAGTACATGGTTATATTGTGTCTAGATCTGTAGTTTAACATAATGTTGGTGTAGTTTCAAGGCGTGGCAACTCACctctgtgtgtctgagagagttCAAAGAAGGCTCTGAGCAGTCTTTTCGTGTGCTCCATCAGGCCTGTGAAGAGACAAACAAGGACAGTGGTGCATGAAGAGGGGAGAACGTATGGAGAATGTCACACATAATAACattaatcatttaaaaaatacctTTGTACAGCTCTGCTGTTTTCTCCAACTCCTCCAGTCTCTTCACCAGACCATCTGAAAACGAAAAGGGCCTAGTATGAGGACACTTACAGTAGTAGCATAGTGCCCCTCTCCGGTCCAGATGATATCAGTCATCATGAGATTGCACAGAGCTTATGCAGTGGccgtgtccgaatacccatactagcaTACTAGATAGTATCTGAAAAAGGTTGACATATTTTAAATAGTACTCCGAATGAGTCATGGAATACGTGATTGCGTTGACTCCCGCCATTCGTTCACTTTGGTACTGCGCATCAATTTATCTGATTATCAGCTTTTGTCAAACACGCGAGTCAGAAAAGGCAAGTGAATTCTACGAGATCAAATGCCAAAATTAGTACATAGTTTAAGTATGTAGTACGCCAGTACAGTTATTCGGACAGGGCCAGTATCTTAGGGGTGATGTCAACTAAATTGGCTTCAATTGACTGTAATTGGCTTCAAGTGTATGCAATGAGGAAAGTAAAGTCAGAAATAATAGAAATGTATAATATGGCCAGACAGATGGACAGCGTGTTTTGTCCCAGTCTCACCATTGCAGAGTATGGCTCTGCTGAGCCCCAGAGCGTCGGCTGTACCAGAGCTCATGTTCTCCACCAGGCGGTGCTTCACCTTCTTCAGCACTAAAACACACCAGATGTAGAAACATACTATGATGGTAGCATCTGTCGGTCTGGTGGGTAAGAATGGTACTCTACCCATATATAGGAAACTGCCaacataaaggaaacacttgagtaaatgacggatacaatgtactgtatattgaaagcaggtgcttccacacagttgTGGAATTAATATCCCGTCATATGCatggtcatgtataaaaatgctgggcaggcccaGTTGCCcaatattttggctaccatggctagaaaaGATCTTAGTGACTTTGCAAGAGGGATGATTGTTGGGGCTAGTTTGACAAGAGCTTCAGTGAAAAAGACTGCTCAATTTGCTGATGTTTCATGATATGCCACGGCCCTGCCAGTCACCCGATCTCAACCCCAGAACAGATTCTGGAGCGGCGTCTGAGACAGccttttccaccaccatcaacaaaacaacaaattatggaatttcttgtggaagaatggtgtcacatccctccagtagagttccagacacttgtagaatctatgccaatgaGAATTCAATCTGCTCTAGCGGCTTGTGATGGCCTAACgtcctattaagacactatgttggtgtttcctttattttgtcaattACCTGTATGTTTTAGAGATGTATTCTGCGACTGTTACCTATGTCCAGCGACTTCCCCTGTTTGGGGTCAGCCTGCAGCTTGTTGTAGTGGATCGTTGCTTCTCCCTGCAAAGACAAGAGGAATGAATGGAAGAGATAAGACAGTCACTCAAACACCACCTCAGTATAATAAAACCATGATGCAAATCCACAGACACTTCCCCCAGGGATCATATTACTCAAACTAAAATATATAGCCTATGGAGTTTCCCAGGCAATACAGTATTGCTAGATCTACCCAACATTGGCTTTCTCCCCTGGTTTATCTGGGGATTCGTGTTACAGGCAGGTTATAGTCAACAAGGTATTGCCAAACAATCCATGTGTACAAAGTGTGTCTGCAACTAATTTCAACTGAAAATCATGAAGGACAAGACTGCACAATATAGCAGTCTTTAAGCCAAACAAAGGTGCTTCTGCAAGTGTAGAAACATAAGAATGACAGATTCTCTGATAAAACTGCACAACGTTTGCAAGTAATATCAATAAATACCACTGACAATTTCAACTCAGTGGGCATAGCATGCAAATAAATGAAAGAGTCAGCGAAGCCTAAGGGCTACAATGGCACATACTAATCCTTTATACAAACAGTGGAgcgtctctccccatctctctaatCCTGAGCACAGACCATGGTGGGGTAGTCATTGAACTCGCATAGCTTCCTGTGTTGTCACAATGGATTTAAAAACAACATTGCCACTCCACACTGGTGACGTGAGGGTCTAAACTCCTGGCTATTGTCCTGTTCTCACTAGCTCCGCTGAGCGATTGGAGGTGTCCCTATTATTTAACATTGAATAGTGACCGCAGTCCTTTTCAGACTGACTGGTAATTTACTGATAAAAAACACAGAATCCATCATTAAATACTGTGGCTTTGGACTTTCTATTTTTATCTACTGGTAAGTGTTAGTCTTGTTAGTTTTGTCAGTGTTGGTACAAGGTTTGAGTTGTGTGGCTAACAAAAAAATAACTATAGGAAACACACTAACTGGTTTGTAGTCTTTTGCAGTATCAAACAAAAATTGATTGAAAAGCTGATTCCAAGCCCTCTTAATGTACCTGGACAGCCTGAATCATCTTTGCCACCTCCACCTTTGTCTTGCCCTTCACAGGTTTGCCGTTCACTCCTGTGATCTCATCGCCAGCCGCCAGAGTCCCCTCCAGAGCTGCAGGGGTGTTGTCAAAGACCTGACAGAGATCCCAGTTACAGGTAAAGAATATATCCAATAAtgacaaaaaccaagccataaagAGCACAGAGTCTTAAAACAAACTGCTTTAAGAAAGTTCAAGATAATGGTTTATGCAATGCATCTATAATCTAATGTTCCTGATTTAGTTAACACTCTGGATACATAGCTACTGAACCAAACAACCGCTCTAATGGACTGAGGTACATAATACCTGTACAATGTAGAGACAGGGACAGTACTGCGCCCCACCCCCGATGCTGATCCCTATCAGGTTCTGGGCATCCTTCGTCAGGGATATAGTCCCAGGGACTGTAGGGATCCCCCTGTTGAAGAAGAATTGTAGATCTTGTTAATACATTGTCTGTCTAGTGTCTACAATATGATTTGGGAAAGAAAGCGCTGTCAAAGCCAATTAGAttagatgtacagtgcatttgtaaagtattcagaccccttcactttttccacattttggtacgttacagccttattctaaaatgtattaaatgttttatttccttcatcaatctacacacaatacccccataatggcaaaacaaaaacaggttattagaaattttggcaaatgtataatAAACCCCCcccggaaatattacatttacataagtattcagaccctttactcagtactttgatgaagcacctttggcagcgattacagcctcaagtcttcttgggtatgatgctacaagtttggcacacctgtatttggggagtttctcccaatattttcaggtctctcaagagatgtttgatcaggttcaagtccgggctctggctgggccactcaaggacattcagagacttgtcccgaagccactcctgcattgtcttggctgtgtggtttgGGTCATTGTTGtcaaggtgaaccttcgcccgagtctgaggtcctgagcgctctggagcaggttttcatcaaggatccctctgtactttgcgccgttcatccttcccttgatcctgactagtctcccgagtccctgctactgaaaaacatccccaaaccatgatgctgccaccaccatgcttcaccgtagggatggtattggcaaggtgatgagcggtgcctggttccCCCCAGATGTGATGCtacgcattcaggccaaagagttcaatcttggtttcatcagactagagaatcttgtttctcatgatcagattcctttaggtgccttttggcaaactccaagtggactgttTTGTGCATTTTACTGGAGGAATGGCTTCAGTCAACCCACTCTagcataaatgcctgattggtggagtgctgcagagatggttgtccttctggaaggttttcccatctccacagaggaactctggagctctgtcagcatgaccgtcgggttcttggtcagtttggcctggcggccagctctaggaagagtcttggtggttccaaacttcttccatataaGAATTATGGGGACAACTGTtgttgtggaccttcaatgctgcagacattttttggtacccttccccagatctctgtCTTGACACGATCCTGCCTCAAAgcactacagacaattccttcaacctcatggcttggtttttggtcagccatgcactgtcaactgtgggaccttatatagacaagtgtatgcctttccaaattatgtccaatcaattgaatttaccacaggtagactccaagttgtagaaacatctcaaggatgatcactggaaacaggatgcacctgagctcaattgaatacttatgtaaataaggtatttctgttcacacacacacatatatacacactgctcaacactacactaaaataacacatcctagatctgaatgaaagaaatattcttaaatacttttttctttacatagttgaatgtgctgacaacaaaatcacccaaaaattatcaatggaaatttatcaacccatggaggtttggatttggagtcacacaaaattaaagtggaaaaccacactacaggctaatccaactttgatgtaatgtccttaaaacaagtcaaaatgaggctcagtagtgtgtgtggcctccacgtgcctgtatgacctccctacaacgcctgggcatgctcctgatgaggtggcggatggtctcctgagggatctcctcccagacctggactaaagcatccgccaactcctggacagtctgtggtgcaacgtggcgttggtggatggagcgagacatgatgtcccagatgtgctcaattggattcaggtctggagaacgggcaggccagtccatagcatcaatgccttcctcttgcaggaactgctgccacactccagccacatgaggccTAGCatcgtcttgcattaggaggaacacagggccaaccgcaccagcatatggtctcacaaggggtctgaggttctcatctcggtacctaatggcagtcaggctacctctggcgagcacatggagggctgtgcggccccccaaagaaattccaccccacaccatgactgacccaccgccaaaccggtcatgctggaggatgttgcaggcagcagaacgttctccacggcgtctccagactgtcacgtgctcagtgtgaacctgctttcatctgtgaagagcacagggcgccagtggcaaatttgccaatcttggtgttctctggcaaatgccaaacgtcctgcacggtgttaggctgtaagcacaaccccacctgtggacgtcgggccctcataccaccctcatggagtctgtttctgaccgtttgagcagaca from Oncorhynchus tshawytscha isolate Ot180627B linkage group LG09, Otsh_v2.0, whole genome shotgun sequence encodes the following:
- the LOC112258797 gene encoding PRKCA-binding protein produces the protein MFTDMDYELEEDKLGIPTVPGTISLTKDAQNLIGISIGGGAQYCPCLYIVQVFDNTPAALEGTLAAGDEITGVNGKPVKGKTKVEVAKMIQAVQGEATIHYNKLQADPKQGKSLDIVLKKVKHRLVENMSSGTADALGLSRAILCNDGLVKRLEELEKTAELYKGLMEHTKRLLRAFFELSQTHRAFGDVFSVIGVREPQAAASEAFVKFAEAHRNMEKYGIQLLKTIKPMLHDLNTYLHKAIPDTKLTIRKYLDVKFEYLSYCLKVKEMDDEEYSCIAMGEPMYRVGTGNYEYRLVLRCRQEARARFARMRKDVLEKIELLDQKHVQDIVFQLQRFVSGMSRYYDECYAVLKDADVFPIEVDLSRTMINYGSQSRSFTEEEEEEGGEGSEEQDGGAGKQAENGAEKLIDDY